The genomic interval AGCGGTCAGAGCCCAAATACGAAAATACCCTCCTATACCATAGTTATTACACAAAACTCCTAGAAACCCATGGTTCCCGCTAAATCCCTCCAAGGCCAAAACCGTCTTTTTAAGAACATAGATCCATTCCCCGTTTCTACGCTTCACGGGCATCTCTGCTCGCCATCGTCTCTTTCTCCTTCGATTCCTCGCCATTGACGATGCTCCGATTCCTTCTTCTCTCCGCGCTGCTCCTCTCGTCGGTGATCTCTCCGGCGAAGTCCCACGGTGACCATGGTGATGGTGGCGACGGATCCTGCGAGGCTGACCCCAACATCCGCTTAACCGCGGAGTTCCGGCCTGGGCTTGTCACTGTAGATGGGCAACCGGATGAGTGGGCTGAGGTCGAGGGTTCCGAGCTTTCTCTACTCCCTGCCCTTGATCCTGACGCCGACAAGGCTTACCCTTCCGGCAAGATCACAGTCAAGGTTCTAACACTTTCCTGCTCGTCTTCTTTATTTCAAAtttcccactttttttttttttggtttttaattcgAATCCTTGAGCGGATTCATGGGGTTGGGAGTGTTctgattgtttttcttttcggttTTCAGCTAAAGTGATTAAAGTTCCGTGCTTGATTTGGGGTTGTGTTTTATGTTATGTATGTGTAATTGTGATTGAAATTCAAGcctacttttgtttttgttggatgaTTTTTGTAGGCTTTGCATGATGGGAgtaatgtatttttcttgatgcAAGTTGATGGGAATTATGCGTACTCTAAAGGGTGAGtaattgaattataatttttcatgttttactGGATAATTAATGTGGTTTTCATGAGGAATTAATGAATTTTCTTAATGAGGCATCAACATTTTATAGTGTTTATGAATTATTCTATGTTTTGGGGAATCTTTTATGCTTTTGCATTGATGTAGTGGTATAAATCAAAGCGTGTTGTAAATGAAGGGAGTGCATAGCTCTATAACGGATGCCAGTTTCATCTTCCTACTGATTTTCTAGTTTAGCATCATGCTTCTTATCTGGATGTGTGTATTTGTTGTTGTCCTGTGATAACCTCAACGACGAACtgtttgttgaagtaatttgtttaatttcaacCTGCTTCATTGACACATGTGACCACCCTTATTGTTTGTCAGTATTTGAGTAATGTGCTCGATCAGCCCTTTTTTCTGGCTTGTTCATGGTTTGTTCatgttcaaaattttcttttgttgccGTGATAAATGCTgagggttttaaaattttatgcttGAAGCTTGTTTGCTTGCCTTTGCAAAGGACTGTTTACGCACCATGTGCCCTTTAAATAGATGGtttcaattataaaaagttTAGGCAGTTGATGCTTTTTCTGTTTGTTTATTCAGGGAAAACACCAAATGTCCATCAGTTGCTCTCATGTTTCAAGTCGGGGAAAATGCTTCATACCACAATGTGAGTTTTAGTTGTACTTTCTGCTATTCTTTTGAAAGTTAGATGTGAATAGCATATGCATTTTGCACGCTCTGTCTTTTGTTTGTAGAGAGTATGCTGTCTATTACTTTAGCCATCAAGTGATTAGCTTTTTACCAGTATTAGTCTTATCACTTATAGAGCTGAAATGCTAGATAGCCATTTGTAGGTAAAAGTTTATCTTTGTGTTGTACTTATGTTACATATTGAGGGAAAAATCTAAATTATCTGATCAATTTGGCAGATGGGTGGATGCCCTGATATGCCTGGTAAATGCACTAGCAAAAGTTGCCGTGGCCATGAAGTGGACATAATGCATTTTTCAATTGGAAGTGCGATTCCTGGACGGTTATATGGTGGCAATCCCTTGGACAATAGAGATGGAATTGGCAGTGACAGGTTCTCCTTTGTTATTCTCTTTGTTCTAATCTGGCTATGTTGTTTGTTAATTGCTTCCCTCTGGAAATTTGAGTTTCTCAAGCTATTTACTAAATAGGTTTGGTCATCTAGTTGATGTGTATTCATGGAACCCACATTGCCGATTCCTTGATGGAAAGGGTCCTTCAGGTACCTagtttctttcataattgttaGAGCATATTCTGAAAAATCATATCAACAGTTGATGCGCATGCATTTGCCTCATTCTATAGTTCATACTGGAAATTAATTTTCTTCCCTGAGTAATAGGTTCAGCATTGTAATTTAAAGCAGCTTGCTGAAATTTTTTAACACCCTTGTAATCTCAAAAGTAGATTCATATTCATAgttcatttttatgtttttgtagcAAATACATCAAATGCGCAAAATGATTGGCAAGGGGCTTGGTGGCACAGTTCAATAACCTCTCGTTCAGGTACCTTTAGTTGACAGCACTGTTCACTTATCGATGTGGTCTTTTCTAGTTCAACTCATTCTATGTTGGCAAAATGGCTAGAATGCAAAACCAGATGAACTAGGAGGTGATATAACTACTATTATGTGTGAAGATGTGTGATGAAAGTAGTTTTCTATAAGAAATGTTTTCTGAGCACAGAATCCAAAGTCTTTCCTGCATTAAATTTATTTACCTATTAAGTTAAAATCCATGTTAAGTTTGAGTATAAAATGGTGTGACATGAAACAAGTGAACAATAATCAACTTTGTCAGATTCTATGGTGCTTCTTTTGCATCAGACTCTTCTGGCTGAAGAATTTGTTCCTAGCTTCTGTTGGTTCAGTTTATCAGTATAACTGTATAATGTCCTACCCTGGCTAAAACTTAATCGGCAATAATTTCACACTGTAGAAGCATTAACTTGATGAAAAGTCACAGGCAGAGAATTTTTCATTATGCTTTGATAGATAGGATATAAgatacaataaaacaaaatggtgACTTTACGATTTTTATCCCTCTTATATCATGTAACCAATAGACATCATCAAGGTCTAAAGAAAACCGTAAATTTCTTATATTGCACAACTGGTTGCATGTTTGGTTCCAAGCAGGCAATTTACAACTGCAACTTTGTACACAGGTTTAATAGAAGAAGATAGTCCATATTCAATGAATGGCCAAAAGGGTACCTACTATTTCGAATTCTCTAGGCCCCTGAGAACAATGGATCATTTCCAACAAGTGAGCCTTTCTTTTCAATGACACAAGCTAcgctaaaaaaaaaactgtgaatataataaataacatttcGATCATCTCTCTGGATTGCAGGATGTTCAATTTGTAATTGGTCAGCCGAGCAAGGTGGCCATCGCTTTGTGGTATCCGACTGGTGGTAAACCTTGGAGTGGCTCACAACATTACTCGGCCAGTTGCCAATGGTTGCCTCTGGAAATCATGTCTTCATCTCTTCAATCTCTTTCTGAAGCACAGTCACAGAATTCCTGGGATGCTGCAACTGCCTTCTCTCTACTCCTCTCCGCGGTATCCTTATGCCTCTCCATTTTCATTGGATATTGGGTTTCCAAATCGAAGGCCGTCCCTTTCACTCCCATCGATCGAATGTAATCCAATTTACTTGCTATAACTTGATTGTGTTTTATCGTTTGGGCGAGATACATTCTTTCAGTTATTTGTCAGGTACACATacaaagaagataaaaattGTTTCTTGGTGAGGTTGTATATGTAACATTTGTAGACATACATTGGCACATACAATGACTAGCTTGTTTGTGATTGTGGCATTGGTTATTGGTCTTGTTGATAGAGTTCTTCATGTTTGGCCTATAGCTGAATGTTGTGCTTTAGATTACTAAGGATTGACACTATTGTTTTTGGTAAACATACAAGGATAGTGTTCTGTTACCATGTTCATCtagtttaatttcattattattgttatatttgttgATTAAATTCTTTAATTGGTTTTAATGATTTCAATAACACCAACTTTGATGAGTAgtgttaatattattatcttattttactTGTCATACTTTGTAATCATACTCAGGGGCGGAGCCAGGAATTTTTTTTAGGGGGGCCAAACATTTTTTCAAAGGGAGAGAGATTTTCAAAAGgagataaaattttttttagaggacaagttaaaaatgaatgaagaaaatattaaatttttataaatattttcttaaaactatatatttttttaaatagcatagcatatatatactaatttttttgaaaatcaagttattgcataataattttttttaaaaaagattgttactatattactaatttattaaatattaaaagattaaacaataaaattttataaatatgtttgtctaaaattataatattgtagactatatatactaatttgtaaaaaaaaaaaacaacaaacaataaaatttcacaatttttttaaaattattttttatattatatgcattaatttgatatatatatatatatatatataaaacaaaaacgaGGGGGGACATGACCCCCCTTCGCCCACCCCTAGCTCTGCCTTGATCATACTCACCTCAAGGAAgccatgtttatttatttatttattttctaataaaaagcaCCGTTtacttgttattatttattattattattattattattattattattaataaatttgaacAAGTCACATGCTAGGGATGAGTATATGCGAGGAGCTGAGTTCTACAATATATGTGCCCTCCATCTGTATgagttaaaatttaaactataatGAACACATTATGTAGGTGACTCAATGCTAACATATTACATAACCATTGACTTTCACTGttctattataaatttaatttcttgattttttatttaattaaaattttaaatataattttgacgCAATACTgcattttctctatttttagaattataaagGAAAAGGCCAGTTATTTCAGACAATaattctattttctttaattaatcatatatatatatatatatatataaattttccaCCCCAAAGGCCAAAGAGGATCACAATCCATTTCGCCAATCATCAACATCCACGTGGCATATCTAAGCTGCAGAACTTAGCCTAACGATAGACCGAGGACGTGGCTTCATGCAGACCACTCATTTCCATACTTAAATGTCAAAATCATCCTTGCCTTTGGATATCAAAAGATTCAAAACCATCAATTTAGTAAGTCCTTTTGAGTAATGATCAAGGGCAAAATGATAATTTCATACACTCTTCTTCATGCCCAAAAAGCCCGCCGAGCTCTTTCAGTGCCGTTGGGCTCTGTTCATCTTCGCATTTCGTTTTCAAGAGAAAATGCAAGCTTTCTCTTGCCCTAATTCCACCCAATtccctttcttctcttcttcatctccaaaccctaaccctaaccctagtttCTCAAGATCTCTTAGCAAGATCCCCTTCAATGGGTTCTCCTTcctccctcttcctcttctCAAAACTCCCAAGTGCTCCTCCCAACCGTCCCCTACTTCCCCTCTCCAATCGGACCTACTGTTGTCCTCTGACGGAGAAGAGGAGGACGATGACGAGGTGGAAGGGAAGGAGAAGCCTGTGGAGGGAGTTCTCATGGTTCGAAGGCCGGCGAAGGGATCCTtgcaagaagatgatgaagcttcgTCGTTAGATTCTTTAAAGATTAACTCTGGTCTTCAAGATCTCGCGAAGAAGATGCCGGTGTTTGAGCCTCAAAGGGTGGAGATGGATCCGAAGGAGAGGCCTCTTCGTGTTAATTTGGAGCTGGGGCTCTACCGTGCTAAAGTGCTTACTAGGAATTTCGAGTTCAAAGAAGCTGAAAAAATTCTTCGAAAGGTAAGTTGTTTGGATTTATGAAGTTTGCACTGTAAGAGTGTAAGGtcttttttcttgatttgtagTAGTTCTTTGGGTTTGGAATTTTTCTAATGCATTATAAACAAGAATCTTACTTCATGTGTGCatgagttaaaataaaatattttgttcaaCCTGCCACTCATTCAAGAGTCTTTCTTTGATTCTAAACAAGTTTGTAACTTTTTCTGGGTTCATTCCTGCAGAAATTTGTGGAAATCAAATCTTCACTAAGAAGTTTAAGGTTCTGTTAAAcctaaatattcattttttcaaGTTCTCAGTGTGCAAGGAACGTCACACTTACAGATGGTTTTGTTTGTATTTCACTGGaaccttttttcttcttcttttcttgccTCAATGATATTTTATAGTGCTTTCCCTTGAAACAGTATGGGTAAATTTTGTACATAGGCTATCTCTAGGTCTCTAGGTCTGTTTGATTGAGAATTACTAAATTTAGTCATATTATGAAAGCAATTGCATTCTTGGGAACAACAGAACATCCAATGTATATGGCACTTCATCTAATTGAGAAGGCAACTTTCAGTGCATCTTTTTTTGGCCTGAAGATGGACGACCATATGTGGCACTCGGGAAGCTTTTAACCAAGCAGTCAAAATTTGGAGAAGCTAGAACAGTATATGAAAAAGGTTGCCAAGCAACACAGGGAGAAAATCCCTATATTTGGCAGGTATTGACACAATCACCTTAATTTTCTAATCGTGTATTGACAATTCACCAGCTTATTTGGCAATAGATTTATTCTATGGGACAAGGTATTAAGGATTGAattcttattgtttttgtttctctatactgtaaataaatttctttattACTAGGTAATGTGAGAAATAAGCATATTAATTATGCTTAATTGAAAATTCTTCCCAAGCAATAattgaaagaaaggaaaattgcCCAAAGACAATTTGGTacttattttcttgtgtttttcctGATGTTTCTCATCATCCATCTATGCgaaatgaaaattgaaaattaatctATACTTTTAGttattgcatattttttttatattcatttccTTTAGATTTATAGGCTAATGGGGATGCAATGTAGTACCTATTGGTGACATGATAAACTTACCATTATTACCACATTAGCTGTTAGTTATCACTTTCATTTATGCATATTTCTGTGGTTTTTTATCTATTGGTCAGGATAAATGACGATGATTCCTTTCCAAATCAAAGTTTTACCTTGTCTCTTTTTGTATCCAACAAGCTACCTATTCATTAATGTGCATCATTGTAACTACAACAATGCAAATATgcttattttcattgattagCTATTTTAAAGCAATCTGATTGGTGCATCTGCGCTCTGAAATAAACAGTGCTGGGCAGTCCTGGAAAATAAGGTTGGGAATATCAGAAAGGCAAGAGAACTTTTTGATGCTGCCACCGTAGCTGATAAGAGGCATGTCGCTGCTTGGCATGGATGGGCAGTTTTGGAGATAAAGCAAAATAATATTAAGAAGGCCAGAAACCTGCTTGGTAAAGGACTCAAATATTGTGGTGGAAATGAGTACATCTATCAAACGCTTGCTTTACTTGAAGCTAAAGGAAGTAGGTTTGAGCAGGCTAGATATTTGTTTAAACAAGCAACTCTATGTAATCCCAAAAGTTGTGCCAGCTGGCTTGTGAGTGCTGCTTTTCTCTGGCTTTCCACATGGTAATTCTGAATGCTTTTCTTAGTGGACTAGATCTATTATCATTGTATGTCTTTTATTGCAGGCATGGGCACAAGTGGAAATGCAGCAAGAGAACAACTATGCAGCTAGGAAGCTTTTTGAGGTG from Dioscorea cayenensis subsp. rotundata cultivar TDr96_F1 chromosome 7, TDr96_F1_v2_PseudoChromosome.rev07_lg8_w22 25.fasta, whole genome shotgun sequence carries:
- the LOC120264345 gene encoding uncharacterized protein LOC120264345 — its product is MLRFLLLSALLLSSVISPAKSHGDHGDGGDGSCEADPNIRLTAEFRPGLVTVDGQPDEWAEVEGSELSLLPALDPDADKAYPSGKITVKALHDGSNVFFLMQVDGNYAYSKGENTKCPSVALMFQVGENASYHNMGGCPDMPGKCTSKSCRGHEVDIMHFSIGSAIPGRLYGGNPLDNRDGIGSDRFGHLVDVYSWNPHCRFLDGKGPSANTSNAQNDWQGAWWHSSITSRSGLIEEDSPYSMNGQKGTYYFEFSRPLRTMDHFQQDVQFVIGQPSKVAIALWYPTGGKPWSGSQHYSASCQWLPLEIMSSSLQSLSEAQSQNSWDAATAFSLLLSAVSLCLSIFIGYWVSKSKAVPFTPIDRM
- the LOC120265946 gene encoding protein high chlorophyll fluorescent 107 — translated: MPKKPAELFQCRWALFIFAFRFQEKMQAFSCPNSTQFPFFSSSSPNPNPNPSFSRSLSKIPFNGFSFLPLPLLKTPKCSSQPSPTSPLQSDLLLSSDGEEEDDDEVEGKEKPVEGVLMVRRPAKGSLQEDDEASSLDSLKINSGLQDLAKKMPVFEPQRVEMDPKERPLRVNLELGLYRAKVLTRNFEFKEAEKILRKCIFFWPEDGRPYVALGKLLTKQSKFGEARTVYEKGCQATQGENPYIWQCWAVLENKVGNIRKARELFDAATVADKRHVAAWHGWAVLEIKQNNIKKARNLLGKGLKYCGGNEYIYQTLALLEAKGSRFEQARYLFKQATLCNPKSCASWLAWAQVEMQQENNYAARKLFEKAVQASPKNRFAWHVWAIFEANQGDVDKAKKLLKIGHALNPRDPVLLQSLALLEYKHASPNLARAIFRKASEIDPKHQPVWMAWGWMEWKEGNLSAARALYQRALSINSTTESAARCLQAWGVLEQRDGNLLAARRLFRSSLNINSQSYVTWMTWASLEEEQGNSIRAEEIRDLYFQQRTEIVDDASWVMGFLDIIDPALDSIKRLLSLGETSDFKASDIMRKVQTMNNNTAEALSDSSSTLLIDTIVGNEENAGSLNNFDLDAFVRNKLSLDVSKLDEKLYIFEPKKTMSYKRSRRSEPKKVALPQA